The Triticum aestivum cultivar Chinese Spring chromosome 3A, IWGSC CS RefSeq v2.1, whole genome shotgun sequence genome includes a region encoding these proteins:
- the LOC123061374 gene encoding uncharacterized protein has protein sequence MGYLWRVRLSSFAAGAATASAVGFLLLYKDHLLARAAIARQVEDVKRISEKHYEALNHQISALENRKESGTNKEASD, from the exons ATGGGCTACCTATGGAGGGTGCGGCTCTCGTCGTTCGCAGCCGGTGCGGCGACGGCGTCAGCGGTGGGGTTCTTGCTCCTTTACAAAGACCACCTCCTGGCCCGCGCCGCAATCGCCCGACAG GTGGAGGATGTCAAGAGAATTTCTGAAAAGCACTATGAAGCACTGAATCATCAGATCTCAGCACTGGAAAACAGAAAAGAATCAGGAACTAATAAAGAGGCATCAGATTAA